The following are encoded together in the Babesia microti strain RI chromosome II, complete genome genome:
- a CDS encoding hypothetical protein (overlaps_old_locusTagID:BBM_II02040) produces MVGQARCSDPSTVVDRVFPWYDYRTTDFDRIWLLTATPLLFSTVLTLTGIFYYVYLGTLARKVEDIVLYTNYAFNVSNMTYLMCFILTTLSGKWQFLLLAITAQLFSTYSQILLAYLIYLSMLPLNNEFNTARVLFTCWITFITIASGRVLVILIAHLVAMSEGGGEWDLKEPKSERVLRHEKLAQEALRDRVGNFGCTLTGNCCYSGSGSMGNECLPDRGDCCKDSSGSIANSLSELV; encoded by the coding sequence ATGGTTGGACAAGCACGGTGTTCCGATCCCTCAACGGTCGTGGATAGAGTGTTTCCGTGGTACGACTACAGAACGACGGATTTTGACAGGATCTGGCTACTTACCGCTACACCACTGCTCTTCTCCACAGTACTAACTCTCACGGGCATTTTCTACTACGTCTACTTGGGGACTCTAGCTCGTAAGGTCGAAGACATTGTACTCTACACGAATTATGCCTTCAATGTATCGAATATGACATATTTGATGTGTTTTATACTCACTACATTATCTGGAAAGTGGCAATTTTTGCTTTTAGCAATTACAGCTCAGTTATTTTCTACCTATTCCCAGATACTACTAGCATACCTTATATACTTGTCGATGTTGCCATTGAACAATGAATTTAACACTGCAAGGGTTCTATTTACATGTTGGATAACATTCATAACCATTGCCTCTGGAAGAGTTCTTGTAATTCTGATAGCCCATTTGGTAGCAATGAGCGAGGGAGGTGGCGAGTGGGACCTGAAAGAACCAAAGAGTGAAAGGGTGTTAAGGCATGAAAAATTAGCCCAGGAGGCGCTAAGGGATAGGGTAGGAAATTTTGGCTGTACCTTGACAGGAAATTGTTGTTATAGCGGAAGTGGGAGCATGGGAAATGAGTGCCTGCCTGATCGTGGAGATTGTTGCAAGGACTCAAGTGGATCAATTGCAAATAGCCTATCTGAATTGGTATAA
- a CDS encoding 2-oxoglutarate dehydrogenase E1 component (overlaps_old_locusTagID:BBM_II02045) produces the protein MRLSRVLKRSRALPFYFSSDALKYVEHAYNLWECDKHILNNSWSSYFDSIHRGNIPLEIEPAIQNVIKSASDGGRDNLNAKAEMLYQFFLNNSHFWAKTDPLDLPKKPPYYRELYTKNAHKLELSEFGLSPYSYSQMINIKPFGRIQIGELIKKLESSLCGSIGYEFSHVMNKDVIDFFQNEIFNPTPITLEDKLNYLNVITRAGLFESYLKKTFPTIKRFGLEGLESLIVALYVIKDRCLDECVESLLLGMAHRGRLNVLCNIMQKPLDIFFAEFRGKNTFGTSEWGNTGDVKYHIGRECSYFRDKNELKVSLLANSSHLEFVCPIVCGRSRAKFDLGEQNVVPVVIHGDASISGQGIVYETVQLGLLQNYTNKGTIHIVANNQIGFTTYPIDSASSSYCTDVAKVVNAPILHVNSSDVEAVAFAATLAMKFRQLFHSDIFLDIVGYRLMGHNELDMPKFTNPCIYKKIDQMKPTYVNYSKTLIDRCAITKDEFEAMEEGISSEFNTALEKSKKLDQLPPNASCEIMHKWANLFDAENTLPSYNYDIQLLKNLTKKLSTLPEGFKAHPSVDKIFKQRLNCLTTGDGIDFGLSELLAYSVLARDGFVVRLSGQDSQRGTFSHRHAIVHDQNNFSTFNVFTNVPNGHMIKVHNSPLNEAAALGFEYGYGLEDPKILPIWESQFGDFANVAQVAIDEFVCSSETKWNQSSCITLLLPHGYDGQGPDHSSCRVERFLQLCDDDPFDLSNVECELDIERIAKRRNMSVVNCSTSANLFHVLLRQMHRSFRKPLIVCSGKKMLKLRLASSSFEDFQGTFQRLIPDTSVIPASVDKIIFCTGQVYYDLLTKRDELQAKNVAIERIEQIAPFPYDLVMKSLEKFGAVKSVIWCQEEPMNSGCWTFVQPWFLSIFGKMNMQHSLKYVGPKILSAPSTGDMAQHERIYKEFLSAAF, from the exons ATGAGATTGTCAAGAGTTTTGAAAAGGTCTAGGGCACTACCTTTTTATTTCTCATCCGATGCACTAAAATATGTAGAACATGCCTATAATCTTTGGGAATGCGACAA acatattttaaacaattcatgGTCTAGCTATTTTGATTCAATACATAGGGGGAATATACCATTGGAAATCGAACCTGCGATCCAAAATGTGATAAAATCCGCCTCAGATGGCGGAAGAGACAATTTGAATGCTAAGGCTGAGATGCTTTATCAGTTTTTCCTAAATAACAGCCACTTCTGGGCCAAAACAGACCCCTTAGACTTGCCAAAGAAGCCGCCTTACTATCGCGAATTGTACACTAAGAATGCCCACAAACTTGAACTATCAGAATTCGGATTATCACCTTATTCCTACTCgcaaatgataaatatcaaGCCATTTGGCCGAATCCAGATTGGggaattaattaaaaaactGGAATCGTCACTATGTGGATCAATTGGTTATGAGTTTTCACATGTGATGAATAAGGATGTGATTGATTTTTTTCAGAACGAGATTTTCAACCCCACCCCAATAACTTTGGAGGATAAattaaactatttaaatgtaataacCAGGGCTGGGTTGTTCGAATCCTATCT TAAGAAGACATTTCCCACAATTAAGAGGTTTGGGTTGGAAGGTCTAGAATCATTAATTGTGGCATTGTACGTCATTAAGGATAG ATGTCTTGATGAATGTGTAGAATCGTTGCTGCTGGGTATGGCCCATAGGGGGAGGTTGAATGTATTATGCAATATAATGCAAAAGCCCTTAGACATTTTTTTTGCGGAATTTAGG GGCAAAAACACCTTTGGAACATCTGAGTGGGGAAACACGGGAGACGttaaatatcatattgGCCGGGAATGTAGCTATTTTcgtgataaaaatgaattaaaagTCTCTTTGCTGGCAAACTCATCACATTTGGAATTCGTCTGCCCTATTGTGTGCGGGAGGTCTAGggcaaaatttgatttggGGGAACAAAATGTGGTACCCGTAGTCATTCATGGCGATGCTTCTATTAGCGGCCAGGGAATTGTATACGAAACTGTGCAGCTGGGATTGTTgcaaaattatacaaacaAGGGCACCATTCATATTGTAGCCAATAACCAAATTGGCTTTACCACATACCCAATAGACAGCGCCTCCTCCTCCTATTGCACGGATGTAGCTAAAGTTGTGAACGCGCCAATTCTGCATGTTAACTCTAGTGATGTGGAAGCAGTGGCATTTGCCGCTACATTGGCTATGAAATTCCGTCAATTGTTTCATTCggatatatttttggataTTGTTGGGTATCGTCTGATGGGCCACAATGAACTAGATATGCCCAAATTCACCAACCCATGCATTTACAAGAAAATCGACCAGATGAAGCCAACCTACGTAAATTATTCCAAAACGCTGATTGATAGATGCGCTATTACAAAAGATGAGTTTGAGGCCATGGAAGAGGGAATTTCTAGTGAATTCAATACTGCCCTTGAAAAATCCAAGAAATTGGACCAGCTGCCACCTAACGCCAGCTGTGAAATTATGCATAAGTGGGCCAATCTTTTCGATGCAGAAAATACTCTCCCTAGTTACAATTATGATATACAGCTGCTGAAGAATTtaactaaaaaattgtctACTTTACCTGAAGGTTTCAAAGCACATCCTAGCgtagataaaatttttaaacaaaGATTGAACTGCTTAACCACAGGCGATGGTATAGATTTTGGACTCTCTGAGCTGCTAGCCTATTCAGTTCTGGCACGGGATGGATTTGTCGTACGATTATCAGGCCAAGATTCTCAAAGGGGTACTTTTTCCCACCGCCATGCCATAGTGCAtgatcaaaataatttctcAACATTTAACGTTTTTACTAACGTCCCTAATGGGCATATGATAAAGGTGCACAATTCTCCACTGAATGAAGCGGCAGCACTGGGATTTGAATATGGATATGGATTGGAGGACCCAAAGATTCTACCCATTTGGGAATCGCAATTTGGCGACTTTGCAAATGTGGCCCAGGTTGCAATTGACGAATTTGTCTGCAGCTCAGAGACTAAGTGGAATCAAAGTTCTTGTATCACTTTATTGCTTCCCCACGGGTACGATGGCCAAGGGCCTGATCATTCAAGTTGCCGTGTCGAGCGCTTCCTACAATTGTGCGATGACGATCCGTTTGACCTTTCAAATGTAGAGTGTGAATTGGATATTGAAAGGATAGCCAAGAGAAGAAATATGAGCGTGGTGAATTGTAGTACTTCAGCCAACTTGTTTCATGTGTTGCTGAGGCAAATGCATAGGTCTTTTAG AAAACCTCTTATCGTATGTAGTGGCAAAAAGATGCTCAAGCTTAGACTAGCTTCTAGTTCATTTGAGGACTTTCAAGGCACATTCCAACGTTTAATACCAGATACTAGCGTCATCCCTGCTAGTGTTGATAAGATTATTTTTTGCACAGGTCAAGTATATTACGATTTACTTACAAAGAGGGATGAATTGCAGGCAAAAAATGTGGCAATAGAAAGGATTGAGCAAATTGCTCCATTTCCCTATGATTTGGTGATGAAGTCTCTAGAAAAGTTTGGAGCCGTTAAGAGTGTTATTTGGTGCCAGGAGGAGCCCATGAATTCTGGTTGCTGGACATTTGTACAGCCCTGGTTTCTTAGCATTTTTGGCAAGATGAACATGCAGCACAGTTTGAAGTACGTGGGGCCCAAAATACTCTCCGCGCCTTCCACGGGAGATATGGCACAGCATGAAAGGATATACAAGGAATTTCTGTCTGCTGCATTCTGA
- a CDS encoding conserved Plasmodium protein, unknown function (overlaps_old_locusTagID:BBM_II02050): MYARNGNYLVFYLVYTNLHATTHITNVIATRHFILESNYNNTALWLNYLNYKSSNGSLHNYANNSFKSHTNTDNFHRQLHKEALEASEFQLHIPPTTDCKVNKIAKFIDDKDENLQVAETDVLKLADRGIIPDFRYPKKTAADTNLLSWHYDRPPDIYIIKFEGVLYLAPKESAIIAYNAAQQLLHKSHEFTVDIPLYFYHLLLHSLPYVSSKRQFVMAAVKYLTILHDKVDQKVLNESIEHLNRVNMSSDPFQPFGIYTGASNKRTKPFMMSITNDVFGTNEFVKQHLDIFKYLDHNDFNYSSIDLLEAYNLQQQKLESLNCWEETFLYRNSIPVSDPTMDRFHQLAFNHAAAQAILHHITVWKMPVYIASNFYTIQELEKRIIAILQYVAHAQDVQASIKYISLHSTAENTINTEISNGEWLSEIVSKVIKGNDIDILPVHVLSDRYNELNATNIANKNIRNLRLYFTDWGHSTYNEKLQTLYSNNVNYFNHTKQLVSLMTLPSTNAGRCWNTGYQLLPPIAEVGKFLESWKRKWSNESDKSTLQDRPPHAIN; this comes from the exons TTTGGAATCCAACTACAACAATACTGCACTGTGGctgaattatttaaattataaatctTCCAATGGATCATTGCATAattatgcaaataattCCTTTAAATCACATACAAATACTGACAATTTTCACAGGCAATTGCACAAAGAGGCTCTAGAAGCCAGTGAATTCCAGCTACATATACCGCCCACAACCGATTGTAAGGTTAATAAGATTGCCAAATTCATTGACGACAAAGATGAAAATCTACAGGTCGCGGAAACTGATGTTTTGAAACTTGCAGATCGAGGAATAATCCCAGATTTTAGATATCCCAAAAAAACAGCTGCTGATACAAATCTCCTGTCTTGGCATTACGATAGGCCTCCAGATATATACATCATAAAGTTCGAAGGAGTACTATATTTGGCACCAAAAGAATCAGCAATTATCGCCTACAATGCAGCACAACAGTTACTACACAAATCTCATGAGTTCACAGTTGATATACCactatatttttaccatTTATTACTACACTCCTTACCATATGTGTCCAGCAAAAGGCAATTTGTGATGGCAGCAGTTAAGTACCTAACCATACTACACGATAAGGTAGATCAAAAAGTGTTAAATGAATCCATAGAACATCTGAATAGAGTTAATATGAGTTCTGATCCTTTTCAACCATTCGGCATATACACCGGGGCCTCCAACAAAAGGACTAAACCTTTCATGATGAGCATAACTAATGATGTATTTGGGACCAACGAGTTTGTAAAACAGCATCtggatatatttaaatatctTGATCATAATGATTTTAACTATTCTTCCATCGATTTGCTCGAG GCATATAATTTGCAACAACAAAAATTGGAATCATTGAATTGCTGGGAAGAAACATTTTTGTACCGGAATTCAATCCCGGTATCAGATCCAACTATGGATAGATTCCACCAGTTAGCCTTCAATCATGCAGCTGCCCAAGCTATATTACATCACATAACG GTTTGGAAAATGCCTGTTTATATCGCATCAAACTTTTACACCATTCAAGAATTAGAGAAAAGGATTATTGCTATACTGCAATATGTTGCCCATGCGCAAGATGTACAAGCcagtattaaatatatttctCTACATTCTACTGCTGAAAACACCATTAATACCGAGATTTCAAACGGTGAATGGCTATCCGAAATTGTATCAAAAGTGATCAAAGGCAACgatatagatatattgcCAGTACATGTGCTTTCTGACAGGTACAATGAGTTAAATGCCACAAACATAGCAAATAAGAATATTAGAAATTTACGACTATACTTCACAGATTGGGGGCACTCAACCtacaatgaaaaattacaaacattGTACAGCAACAATGTGAATTACTTCAACCATACAAAACAGCTAGTATCACTTATGACTTTACCATCTACAAACGCGGGAAGGTGCTGGAATACAGGTTATCAGTTACTACCTCCAATTGCAGAAGTaggcaaatttttggaatcaTGGAAGAGGAAATGGTCCAATGAGAGTGATAAGTCCACGTTGCAGGATCGGCCACCCCATGCAATAAATTGA